CCGCGACTTCATGGCGTGTTTGCTGTTGCCTCTACTTTTGTTTATGTGGAatgttcattgatttattttcatttttattataactatttttcgttttcttgtctatttcttcgtggttatatataagtatgtaaatcaGGTATTGAGATACTAATATTTTGGGGGTAACCAGATGATTTATTAAAATTGTAAATCAATTTAATATCTTAGCAAAATTGGGGTATACTTATCTTATATACTGATGCCAAAATTTACAATAAATGTTCAAATGTTTTAACATAATGTTATTTATTGGACGTATTAGTGTAGTTTTTCGTTTGACAGACGAAGGTAAATAAGCCCGACATCTGCCGTGTAAACACCACATGAGAAGAAACACCGGTGGGGAGATGAAAATCACGGCTTGAGGAAAATGCTGCTGACGTTAAGACTTGACTCTGTAAGGTCGTGTGTGAACAGACGGAATAATGTCTCGAGATCCCTTGGACTGCTGAAAAGGTGTCTTTCAGGAATAAGAAGCTCCAATAGCGAAAAAGTTGACAAGAGTGAGACTTCGACTGGAAAGTATTTTGTGACAACGCCCTATATTCTATGTGAATGCAGAACCACATATAGGGCATCTACATTCAGCCCTTTTGGCAGATGCAGCTCAAAGGTTCCATAAACTTCAAAACCCAGCAATAAGTACACTATTTTCCACCGGTACCGATGAACATGGTCTCAAAATTCAGCAGTCATCCATGGCATCAGGCTGTGATCCCCTGGTATTTTGTAACCAGGTCTCCCATAAATTCAAAGCGTTATTTGACTTAGCGGATATTGGATATACAGACTATATACGAACAGTTGAAGATAGACACAAAATTGCAGTAGGACATTTTTTTAACAAATTGAAAGATAATGGACacatatatcagggaaattacagTGGTTGGTACTGTGTATCAGATGAGGCCTACCTTACTGAGTTACAGGTTCGTGAAGTGCAGTTACAGTCTGGGGAAAAGCAACTGGTGAGTTTAGAAAGTGGACACCCTGTGGAATGGAACAGTGAAGACAATTATATGTTCAGATTATCAAGTTTTCAACAAGATTTGCAGTACTGGTTGAAGGATGACCAGCGTGTGCAGCCTGAGCGGTACCTACAACAACTTAGAGGATGGGTCAGTGAAGATTTACATGACTTGTCAGTGTCTCGTCCCAAAAAGAGAGTGTCGTGGGGCATTCCTGTACCAGAAGACAGCAAGCACACAATATATGTCTGGGTAGATGCACTTGTTAATTACCTCACAGTTGCAGGATATCCTGACCAAATGGTATGGCCTCCAGATGTTCAAGTTTTAGGCAAAGATATATTACGATTTCATGGTATTTACTGGCCTGCGCTCCTGATGGCTGCAGGTCTAGATCCTCCAAACAAACTCTTGTGCCATTCTCATTGGACAGTCGAAGGTGAAAAGATGAGTAAGTCCAAAGGCAATGTTGTCTGCCCAATAGACCGTGTAGAGCGTTACACAAGTGATGGGTTACGATACTTT
This sequence is a window from Penaeus chinensis breed Huanghai No. 1 chromosome 10, ASM1920278v2, whole genome shotgun sequence. Protein-coding genes within it:
- the LOC125029694 gene encoding LOW QUALITY PROTEIN: methionine--tRNA ligase, mitochondrial-like (The sequence of the model RefSeq protein was modified relative to this genomic sequence to represent the inferred CDS: deleted 1 base in 1 codon) — protein: MLLTLRLDSVRSCVNRRNNVSRSLGLLKRCLSGIRSSNSEKVDKSETSTGKYFVTTPIFYVNAEPHIGHLHSALLADAAQRFHKLQNPAISTLFSTGTDEHGLKIQQSSMASGCDPLVFCNQVSHKFKALFDLADIGYTDYIRTVEDRHKIAVGHFFNKLKDNGHIYQGNYSGWYCVSDEAYLTELQVREVQLQSGEKQLVSLESGHPVEWNSEDNYMFRLSSFQQDLQYWLKDDQRVQPERYLQQLRGWVSEDLHDLSVSRPKKRVSWGIPVPEDSKHTIYVWVDALVNYLTVAGYPDQMVWPPDVQVLGKDILRFHGIYWPALLMAAGLDPPNKLLCHSHWTVEGEKMSKSKGNVVCPIDRVERYTSDGLRYFLLREGTPHSDSSWSDTRAVRLLNAELADSLGNLMNRCTAQSLNPHQQRPPLCPQYKENMPLSGQKLVEQLVVLPDLVEKHYTDFNFYRGIDVIMAAVRQANVFVQEERPWELKNQTDRRRLDSVLRVALEAVRTAGIALQPIVPRLASCLLDATGVPDHQRCWNSLREGFYNVNKDDLSTSYKLGTRTKLFRKIKD